In Fusobacterium canifelinum, a genomic segment contains:
- a CDS encoding RNA-binding domain-containing protein — translation MKESRELELKSTITNTFLKTVSAFSNYNTGKIIFGVDDAGKIIGLENIEELCLDLENKINDNISPKPDFKFIKDKKKNIITLIVEEGMNKPYLYKGKAYKRNDTSTVEVDKIELNRLTLSGLNQYYEELKAKNQSLEFNILKKELEEKLFLNNFSKDILKTLNLYDEKNGYNNAAELLADKNTFSGVDIAKFGKNIDEILDRNLLLNISIILQYKKTLEVFNRYYKYEQILGSERIEKELIPEKAFREVIANALIHRTWDVNSNIRISMYEDKIEVSSPGGLPSGISKKEYLNGQISQLRNPILANIFFRLKYIEMFGTGIRRINESYKDFAIKPNFEIFENSIKITLPIIETKLLLTTDERIVMDILEKGVILSSGEISETTKLKKDKLNRILKNLIQKNYINVIGNGRGTKYLKK, via the coding sequence ATGAAAGAGAGCAGAGAACTAGAATTAAAATCAACAATAACAAATACTTTTTTAAAAACAGTTAGTGCTTTTTCTAATTATAATACAGGAAAAATTATATTTGGTGTTGATGACGCAGGAAAAATTATTGGTTTAGAAAATATAGAAGAACTTTGTTTAGATTTAGAAAATAAAATTAATGATAATATAAGCCCTAAACCAGATTTTAAATTTATAAAAGATAAGAAAAAAAATATAATAACTCTAATAGTTGAAGAGGGAATGAATAAACCTTATCTTTATAAAGGAAAAGCATACAAAAGAAATGATACATCAACAGTTGAAGTTGATAAAATAGAATTAAATAGGTTGACATTATCAGGGTTAAATCAGTATTATGAAGAATTAAAAGCTAAAAATCAAAGTTTAGAATTTAATATTTTAAAAAAAGAATTAGAGGAAAAATTATTTTTAAATAATTTTTCAAAAGATATTTTAAAAACTTTAAATCTATATGATGAGAAAAATGGCTATAACAATGCAGCTGAACTCTTAGCAGATAAAAATACTTTTTCAGGAGTTGATATTGCAAAATTTGGAAAGAATATAGATGAAATTTTAGATAGAAATTTATTATTAAATATTTCTATTATTTTACAATACAAAAAAACTTTGGAAGTTTTCAATAGATATTATAAATATGAACAGATACTAGGTTCAGAAAGAATAGAAAAAGAATTAATTCCAGAAAAAGCATTTAGAGAAGTAATTGCAAATGCTTTAATTCATAGAACTTGGGATGTTAATTCCAATATAAGAATATCTATGTATGAAGATAAAATAGAAGTATCATCACCAGGAGGATTACCTAGTGGGATAAGTAAAAAAGAATATTTAAATGGACAAATCTCACAACTTAGAAATCCTATCTTAGCTAATATATTTTTTAGACTAAAGTATATTGAAATGTTTGGAACAGGAATTAGAAGAATAAATGAAAGCTATAAAGACTTTGCAATTAAACCAAATTTTGAAATTTTTGAAAATTCAATAAAAATAACTTTACCAATAATTGAAACTAAGCTACTTTTAACAACAGATGAAAGAATTGTGATGGATATTTTGGAAAAAGGTGTAATATTATCAAGTGGTGAAATTTCAGAAACAACCAAATTAAAAAAAGATAAGTTAAATAGAATATTAAAAAATTTAATTCAAAAGAATTATATCAATGTAATAGGAAATGGGAGAGGAACTAAGTATTTAAAAAAATGA
- a CDS encoding DMP19 family protein, which translates to MKIKFINVTKEYIENLAPTDFCVELIQPVWETVNIYGSYTEYEESLKPYTTEQRYLLAMHWLGAEVANGGFQQFLGNSTGIVWKDAYKGYQAIGSGKLAYLIEELLKIYGANIPFDREERANILESFSQEKLEEIDALTDLYYEIEEPEWKKVTLWVKANSEKFLIQAEIDDYSR; encoded by the coding sequence ATGAAAATAAAATTTATCAATGTTACAAAGGAATATATAGAAAACTTAGCTCCTACTGATTTTTGTGTTGAACTTATTCAACCTGTTTGGGAGACAGTGAATATTTACGGAAGCTATACGGAATATGAAGAGTCATTAAAACCTTATACAACTGAACAAAGATACTTACTTGCAATGCATTGGCTGGGAGCGGAAGTTGCTAATGGAGGTTTTCAACAATTTTTAGGTAACTCTACAGGTATCGTTTGGAAAGATGCATATAAAGGATATCAAGCTATTGGCTCAGGAAAATTAGCCTATTTGATTGAAGAACTTCTAAAAATTTATGGTGCAAATATACCTTTTGATAGAGAAGAAAGAGCGAATATATTAGAAAGTTTTAGTCAAGAGAAATTGGAAGAAATAGATGCACTTACTGACCTGTATTATGAAATTGAAGAGCCTGAATGGAAAAAAGTTACTCTTTGGGTAAAAGCTAATAGTGAAAAGTTTCTAATTCAAGCTGAAATAGATGATTATAGTAGGTAA